A region of Paracoccus albus DNA encodes the following proteins:
- a CDS encoding Bug family tripartite tricarboxylate transporter substrate binding protein, producing MIAGAFAALSAVPLAAQEWPTQPIHLIVPFSAGGPADLVARELGQRMGETLGQPVVVENMTGAGGIIAARHVASADPDGYTVFFPASGNVSVRPQIDGLDELVDQLEPVAAVSTSAHVMVVNAESDFHSVEDLIEYGREHPGELNYGSAGAGAVAHLGMARFANAAGIEMEHIPYGGTSAAVVDLAAGAIDALLSSKPSLGAMIDAGKIRVIGLTDEAPGEDAPLISETVEGYSYSTWYGMMVPAGTDASVISELNQAAAEAVADEDLQKEMAARSLTLIHTTPEEMGEMIRQDTEEWGEVIDAVGLRN from the coding sequence ATCGTGCCGTTTTCGGCGGGCGGTCCTGCCGACCTGGTCGCGCGGGAACTGGGTCAGCGCATGGGGGAAACCCTGGGACAGCCCGTCGTGGTCGAGAACATGACGGGCGCGGGCGGGATCATCGCCGCACGCCATGTCGCCAGCGCCGATCCCGACGGCTATACGGTATTTTTCCCGGCCTCCGGCAACGTCTCCGTTCGTCCGCAGATCGACGGCTTGGACGAACTGGTTGATCAGCTTGAACCGGTGGCGGCGGTGTCGACATCCGCGCATGTGATGGTGGTCAATGCTGAGAGCGATTTCCATAGCGTGGAGGACCTGATCGAATATGGTCGGGAACATCCAGGCGAATTGAACTACGGCTCCGCCGGTGCGGGCGCCGTTGCCCATCTGGGGATGGCGCGTTTCGCGAACGCCGCCGGTATCGAGATGGAACACATCCCCTATGGCGGCACCTCTGCTGCTGTGGTCGACTTGGCGGCTGGTGCTATCGACGCGCTGCTCAGCTCGAAACCGTCGTTGGGGGCTATGATCGACGCCGGCAAGATCCGCGTGATCGGGCTAACCGACGAGGCGCCGGGCGAAGATGCGCCCCTGATCTCGGAAACGGTCGAAGGCTACTCCTACTCGACCTGGTATGGGATGATGGTTCCCGCCGGCACGGATGCCAGTGTCATCTCCGAGCTGAATCAGGCCGCCGCAGAGGCCGTTGCTGACGAAGATCTGCAGAAAGAAATGGCCGCGCGTTCGCTGACGTTGATCCACACGACCCCGGAAGAGATGGGCGAGATGATCCGCCAGGACACGGAAGAGTGGGGCGAAGTCATCGACGCCGTCGGACTGAGGAACTGA